A DNA window from Rossellomorea marisflavi contains the following coding sequences:
- the glgA gene encoding glycogen synthase GlgA → MKVLFAVSECVPFIKSGGLADVAGALPKELRKLGTDVRVILPKYGGISAHFKERMRKVKEFTVAVGWRQQYCGIEEYKENGVTYYFVDNEYYFDRDRLYGFDDEGERYSYFTRAVLEAIGELEFYPDVIHCHDWHTAMIPFLLRTEYQDRSGYAFIRTVFTIHNLQFQGIYPFSVMTDLLGIPQRYAHPDYLEFHGCMNFMKGALISADIITTVSPTYKDEILQPYYGERLDGVLKLRERELVGIVNGIDDGEYDPGEGDHPFFSGNLQGKKASKEELQEQLGLEKRDVPVISIISRLTAQKGLDLIRAVLHEMLEEDVQFVVLGSGDWEYEQFFREAAAGHPDKVRVQIGFDEGLAKQIYRGSDLFLMPSRFEPCGLGQMIAMRYGALPLVRETGGLNDTVHSYDEESGSGNGFSFANFNAHDMLYTYRRAIRLYGQDDVWARIVKNAMETDNSWAQSAFKYNQLYSDLTSRSESHVF, encoded by the coding sequence GTGAAGGTACTATTTGCAGTCTCTGAGTGCGTACCATTCATCAAATCGGGAGGGCTTGCAGATGTTGCCGGCGCCCTCCCGAAAGAGCTTCGTAAACTTGGAACCGACGTGAGGGTGATCCTCCCTAAATATGGGGGGATCTCCGCTCATTTTAAGGAGCGAATGAGGAAAGTCAAGGAGTTCACTGTTGCCGTGGGGTGGAGACAGCAGTACTGCGGGATAGAGGAATACAAGGAAAATGGCGTCACCTACTATTTCGTCGACAATGAATACTACTTTGACCGGGACCGATTATATGGATTCGACGATGAAGGGGAACGGTATTCCTACTTTACCCGGGCCGTATTGGAAGCCATCGGCGAACTGGAATTCTATCCGGACGTCATCCATTGCCATGACTGGCATACCGCGATGATTCCGTTCCTGCTGAGGACCGAATATCAGGATCGCAGTGGATATGCCTTCATCCGCACGGTCTTCACCATCCATAATCTGCAGTTCCAGGGAATCTACCCTTTCAGTGTGATGACGGATCTGTTGGGAATTCCCCAGCGGTATGCCCATCCTGATTACCTGGAATTCCATGGATGCATGAATTTTATGAAGGGAGCCCTCATCTCTGCCGATATCATCACGACTGTCAGTCCTACATATAAAGACGAAATCCTCCAGCCTTACTACGGGGAACGTCTCGATGGAGTCCTGAAGCTCAGGGAGCGGGAGCTGGTCGGGATCGTCAATGGGATCGATGACGGGGAATACGATCCCGGGGAGGGTGATCATCCATTTTTCAGTGGCAATCTTCAAGGCAAAAAAGCCAGTAAAGAGGAGCTGCAGGAGCAGTTGGGCCTGGAAAAACGTGATGTACCGGTCATCTCCATCATTTCAAGGCTGACTGCCCAGAAAGGACTCGATCTCATCAGGGCCGTGCTTCACGAAATGCTCGAAGAGGATGTCCAGTTCGTCGTCCTTGGTTCGGGCGACTGGGAGTATGAGCAGTTCTTCAGGGAAGCAGCCGCTGGGCATCCGGATAAGGTCAGGGTGCAGATCGGATTCGATGAAGGGTTGGCCAAACAAATTTACCGGGGCTCCGATTTATTCCTCATGCCTTCAAGGTTCGAGCCGTGCGGCCTTGGCCAAATGATCGCCATGAGATATGGTGCGCTGCCACTCGTCCGGGAGACGGGGGGATTAAATGATACGGTGCATTCGTATGATGAAGAATCGGGGAGCGGGAACGGCTTCTCGTTCGCGAATTTCAACGCCCACGATATGTTGTATACGTACCGCCGCGCCATCCGCCTCTATGGACAGGATGATGTGTGGGCAAGGATTGTGAAGAATGCGATGGAAACGGATAACAGCTGGGCCCAATCGGCATTCAAATACAATCAATTGTATTCAGATCTCACCTCGAGGAGTGAAAGTCATGTTTTCTAG
- a CDS encoding sugar phosphate nucleotidyltransferase produces MKNTLLGVIDATSYYDSLEDLLLHRSLAALPIAGRYRLVDFVLSNMVNSDIGSVAIFPKYQYRSLMDHLGSGKNWDLNRKRDGLFFFPVPGLERNDETIGSFNHFAHHIDYFTRSTQEYALITNCYTVCNISYRPVLDRHVQIGCDITEIRHGGSSLHMYLIKKTLLVDLIKTRHQTGYTCMNDVVEDMESGLKVCGYEHQGFVERIDSIDKYFETSMNLLELDQWRELFKKDQPIYTKVKDEPPTRYTSEAGVKHSIIANGCFIKGHVDHSMIFRAVKVGEGTTIKNSIIMQKSQIGRDCVLENVILDKDVKIEDGVRLIGDPEQPIVVRKGMVQGALMNS; encoded by the coding sequence ATGAAAAACACCCTGTTAGGCGTCATTGATGCGACCAGTTATTACGATTCACTCGAAGACTTGCTACTGCACCGTTCGCTTGCGGCCCTTCCGATCGCCGGCCGCTATCGCCTGGTCGATTTCGTCCTTTCGAATATGGTGAATTCAGATATCGGATCCGTCGCCATCTTCCCTAAATACCAGTACCGTTCCCTCATGGATCATCTCGGATCGGGGAAAAACTGGGACCTGAACAGAAAGAGGGACGGTTTGTTCTTCTTTCCGGTTCCGGGACTTGAAAGGAACGATGAAACGATCGGATCGTTCAATCATTTTGCCCATCACATCGATTATTTCACCCGCAGCACACAGGAATATGCCCTCATCACCAACTGCTATACGGTGTGCAATATATCCTATCGTCCGGTCCTTGACCGCCACGTCCAGATCGGATGTGATATCACGGAAATCCGGCATGGGGGATCGTCCCTTCATATGTATCTGATCAAAAAAACCCTTCTTGTCGATCTGATCAAAACCCGCCATCAGACAGGGTATACGTGCATGAATGACGTGGTGGAAGATATGGAGAGCGGACTGAAGGTCTGTGGATACGAACATCAAGGCTTTGTCGAGAGAATCGACTCCATCGACAAATATTTTGAAACAAGCATGAATCTCCTGGAACTTGATCAGTGGAGGGAGCTGTTCAAGAAAGACCAGCCCATCTACACAAAGGTGAAAGATGAGCCGCCAACACGCTATACGAGCGAAGCAGGCGTAAAGCACAGCATCATCGCCAATGGCTGTTTCATAAAAGGCCATGTGGATCATTCCATGATCTTCAGGGCGGTCAAGGTAGGAGAAGGGACGACGATCAAGAACTCCATCATCATGCAAAAGAGCCAGATCGGCCGTGATTGTGTATTGGAGAATGTCATCCTTGATAAAGATGTGAAGATCGAAGATGGTGTTAGACTCATCGGGGACCCGGAACAACCCATCGTCGTCCGTAAAGGCATGGTCCAGGGAGCGCTGATGAACTCGTGA
- a CDS encoding glucose-1-phosphate adenylyltransferase — MGNGKCVAMLLAGGKGSRLNSLTKSLAKPAVPFGGKYRIIDFTLSNCTNSGIDTVGVLTQYQPLVLNSYIGIGSAWDLDRRNGGVTVLPPYAESSEMRWYTGTASAIFQNVNYIEQYDPEYVLILSGDHIYKMDYSKMLDYHIEKKADVTISVIEVGWDEASRFGLMNTDEAMRVTEFEEKPQFPKSNLASMGIYIFNWSLLKEYLEMDDRNPRSTHDFGKDVIPLLLDEKKKLMAYPFEGYWKDVGTVRSLWEANMDLIDEKNELNLFDLDWRVYSVNPNEPPQYISEDAHVEGSLINEGCTIEGTVEKSVLFQGASVKRGAHVTRSVVMPGAEIGENAYIEQAIVPPDVVVPSGIVIMPEEESDEIILVTESVLSALLEQEEV; from the coding sequence ATGGGTAATGGGAAATGTGTGGCAATGTTGTTGGCAGGAGGCAAAGGGAGCAGGTTGAATTCATTGACGAAGAGCTTGGCGAAACCGGCGGTACCCTTTGGGGGCAAATACCGTATCATCGACTTCACATTGAGTAATTGTACGAATTCCGGCATTGATACAGTGGGGGTTTTGACTCAATATCAACCGCTGGTGCTGAATTCGTATATCGGGATTGGCAGCGCGTGGGATCTCGACCGTCGGAACGGGGGGGTCACGGTACTCCCTCCTTATGCAGAATCCTCCGAGATGCGCTGGTATACAGGGACTGCCAGTGCCATCTTCCAGAACGTGAACTACATCGAGCAATATGATCCTGAATATGTGCTGATTCTTTCAGGAGATCATATTTACAAGATGGATTACAGCAAGATGCTCGATTATCATATCGAAAAGAAAGCGGATGTCACGATTTCGGTCATTGAAGTCGGATGGGATGAGGCGAGCAGGTTCGGATTGATGAATACCGATGAAGCCATGAGGGTGACCGAGTTTGAGGAAAAACCGCAGTTCCCCAAGAGTAATCTGGCTTCCATGGGCATCTATATCTTCAACTGGTCACTCCTGAAAGAATACCTGGAGATGGATGACCGGAATCCACGCTCCACACATGATTTCGGAAAGGACGTCATTCCCCTTCTCCTTGATGAAAAGAAAAAGCTGATGGCCTATCCGTTCGAAGGCTACTGGAAGGATGTCGGCACGGTCCGGAGCCTGTGGGAGGCCAATATGGATCTCATCGATGAAAAAAATGAACTGAATCTTTTCGACCTGGACTGGAGGGTATATTCGGTCAATCCCAATGAACCGCCTCAATATATCTCGGAAGATGCCCATGTGGAAGGATCGTTGATCAATGAAGGATGCACGATCGAAGGGACCGTTGAAAAATCCGTGCTGTTCCAGGGAGCTTCCGTGAAGCGTGGAGCCCATGTCACCCGCTCCGTCGTCATGCCGGGGGCAGAAATCGGAGAGAATGCGTATATCGAGCAGGCGATCGTGCCTCCTGATGTGGTGGTGCCGAGTGGCATCGTCATCATGCCTGAGGAAGAGTCGGATGAAATCATACTGGTAACGGAATCGGTTCTATCGGCATTACTCGAACAGGAAGAAGTTTGA
- the glgB gene encoding 1,4-alpha-glucan branching enzyme, translating to MDTLSLTDYDVFLFHEGNMQHAYRFMGCHVKADISTDFCVWAPEAKAVSVVGSFNNWDGRGYELERINKEGVWVIRIDGDLTGSTYKYEIVTSSGERRMKADPYGFSSEVRPRTASVVYDLEGFKWSDRDWMRKKEKLNRFDQPMFIYEVHLGTWKKKTDGSFLTYSELADQLIPYVKEHGFTHIEIMPVTEHPFDRSWGYQGTGYYAPTSRYGSPHDFMAFVNECHAHQIGVILDWVPGHFCKDAHGLYQFDGSFAYEYARDSDRENHTWGTVNFDLGKGEVRSFLLSNARFWMEKYHIDGFRVDAVANIIYWANQGESAANEGALEFLKRLNTSVFEFDPSFLMMAEDSTDWPQVTSPVHYGGLGFSYKWNMGWMNDVLTYMEATPEERRGLHSLITFSILYAFSENYILPFSHDEVVHGKKSLLDKMPGDHWQKFAQYRLLLAFMTGHPGKKLLFMGSELAPFAEWKDLEQLDWHLMSYDFHHKFNSYFKEVLHLYRGATPLHQWDHRSDGFEWIDVNNADQQIFSFIRHSEGEHLIIICNFSKDAYHHYKVGVPLVKAYQEILNSDEERFGGSHQINPHLLPVTKGSYHGKEGSIEMTIPPYGAVYLKPII from the coding sequence ATGGACACGTTGTCCCTAACAGATTATGACGTTTTTTTGTTCCATGAAGGGAATATGCAGCATGCCTATCGTTTTATGGGGTGTCATGTGAAAGCGGACATTTCAACTGATTTTTGTGTTTGGGCCCCGGAGGCAAAAGCGGTTTCAGTGGTTGGTTCGTTCAACAATTGGGACGGCAGGGGATATGAACTTGAGAGGATCAATAAGGAAGGTGTATGGGTGATCCGGATTGATGGCGATTTGACCGGCTCAACCTATAAATACGAGATTGTGACTTCTTCAGGGGAACGAAGGATGAAAGCTGATCCATATGGATTCTCCTCTGAAGTCAGGCCGCGTACTGCGAGCGTAGTGTACGACCTTGAAGGGTTCAAGTGGAGCGACCGTGATTGGATGAGGAAAAAAGAAAAGCTAAATCGCTTTGATCAGCCGATGTTCATATATGAAGTGCACCTTGGAACGTGGAAAAAGAAAACGGATGGCTCTTTTCTTACCTATTCAGAGCTTGCAGATCAACTGATTCCATATGTAAAGGAGCATGGCTTCACCCATATTGAAATCATGCCGGTGACCGAGCACCCATTTGACCGTTCGTGGGGCTATCAGGGGACAGGCTATTATGCCCCTACAAGCAGATATGGTTCACCCCATGATTTCATGGCGTTTGTGAATGAATGCCATGCTCATCAAATCGGCGTCATCCTGGATTGGGTGCCCGGTCATTTTTGCAAAGATGCGCATGGACTGTATCAATTCGATGGGTCCTTTGCCTATGAATACGCACGGGATAGTGACCGGGAGAATCATACATGGGGGACGGTCAACTTTGATCTGGGGAAAGGCGAAGTAAGGAGCTTCCTCCTATCAAATGCCCGTTTCTGGATGGAGAAGTACCATATCGACGGCTTCAGGGTCGATGCCGTGGCGAATATCATTTATTGGGCGAATCAGGGTGAATCGGCCGCGAATGAAGGGGCACTGGAGTTCCTGAAACGATTGAATACATCTGTTTTTGAGTTTGACCCTTCCTTCTTGATGATGGCGGAGGATTCCACCGATTGGCCGCAGGTCACCTCACCGGTTCATTACGGGGGACTTGGCTTCAGCTATAAGTGGAACATGGGATGGATGAATGATGTGCTCACTTACATGGAAGCGACACCGGAAGAGAGAAGAGGGCTTCATTCCCTCATCACGTTCTCCATCCTCTATGCTTTCTCTGAAAACTATATCCTCCCTTTCTCACATGATGAGGTGGTCCATGGGAAGAAGTCATTGCTGGATAAGATGCCGGGGGATCATTGGCAAAAGTTTGCCCAGTACCGGCTGCTCCTTGCGTTCATGACAGGTCATCCGGGTAAAAAGCTTCTGTTCATGGGAAGTGAACTGGCTCCGTTTGCCGAATGGAAGGACCTGGAACAACTGGACTGGCATTTGATGAGTTACGATTTTCATCACAAATTCAACTCATATTTCAAAGAAGTATTGCATTTATATAGAGGTGCAACACCGCTTCACCAGTGGGACCATCGGAGTGACGGTTTTGAATGGATCGATGTCAATAATGCCGATCAGCAGATCTTCTCCTTCATCAGGCATTCAGAGGGAGAGCATCTGATCATCATCTGTAATTTCAGCAAGGATGCCTACCACCACTATAAGGTGGGCGTACCCCTTGTGAAAGCATATCAAGAGATCTTGAACAGCGATGAAGAACGCTTTGGAGGCTCACATCAAATCAATCCCCATCTCCTTCCTGTCACGAAAGGGTCGTATCACGGGAAAGAGGGATCGATCGAAATGACCATACCGCCTTATGGAGCTGTTTATTTAAAACCAATCATATGA
- a CDS encoding GNAT family N-acetyltransferase: MEFRYRKACLADAGGIAAVHVGSWQSTYRGIVSDRYLDSLSVEEKKVKWEGILSDDHHTLVCTTKDGLVVGFASVGRERSGEYEGELYAIYLLREYQGRGIGRELFSRSISSLKALGFQDMFIWVLRENSSKTFYYSYQTEMVKEEPIIIGDEEHVEEGLLLTF, translated from the coding sequence GTGGAGTTCCGTTATAGAAAGGCGTGCCTGGCTGATGCGGGTGGGATTGCCGCCGTACATGTTGGAAGTTGGCAATCTACCTACAGGGGGATCGTATCAGACCGGTATCTGGATTCCTTGTCAGTGGAAGAGAAGAAGGTGAAGTGGGAGGGGATCCTGTCGGATGATCATCACACCCTTGTATGCACAACGAAAGACGGTTTAGTTGTAGGTTTTGCATCCGTCGGAAGAGAGAGAAGTGGTGAGTACGAAGGGGAGCTGTATGCTATCTATCTATTAAGGGAGTACCAGGGGAGGGGGATCGGCAGGGAGTTATTCTCTCGGAGCATCTCCTCCCTCAAGGCTCTTGGGTTTCAGGATATGTTCATTTGGGTATTGAGGGAGAATTCATCCAAAACGTTCTACTATTCCTATCAGACTGAAATGGTTAAAGAAGAGCCGATCATCATAGGAGATGAAGAGCATGTAGAAGAAGGTCTTCTACTAACCTTTTGA